One genomic segment of Oceanotoga teriensis includes these proteins:
- a CDS encoding ROK family protein, giving the protein MSEILKEVEERILKTLRKDNLISRADISRRVCLSKPVVSQVINKFIVEGAVEEKKVGKSSKKGGKKPILLSFVPDFKYIIGIDVGGNKIISILSDLDGNIIKKYKDITKGIDSKEDLVMIIRKCIDNVMPEDREKVIGIGIGVPGTTNMRSGFVYYLPAFNIKNFSLAECIRNIYSIPVIVSNDVTANSFGEMWKGAAKNAKNIFLTAIGTGTGSGIIINGEVYTGSHNMAGEFGYLITDWEREKNDDYKIFGHLENWFSGNAIERKVKNILNEDITAIEFFDSLDNNDDYKKIFEDSCEHLALGISNVINLLDPEIVVITGGIGYNRYDLIINSIFNTLKKTVPEEILSEISFERGKLGDLGVALGAVSLVHDNVFMKL; this is encoded by the coding sequence ATGTCTGAGATTTTAAAAGAGGTTGAAGAAAGAATATTAAAAACTTTGAGAAAAGATAATTTAATATCTCGTGCTGATATATCCAGGAGAGTATGTTTATCTAAACCTGTTGTTTCTCAGGTTATAAATAAATTTATTGTTGAAGGAGCCGTTGAGGAAAAAAAAGTTGGTAAGAGTTCTAAAAAAGGTGGTAAAAAACCTATATTGTTGTCATTTGTTCCAGATTTTAAGTATATTATTGGTATCGATGTTGGGGGTAATAAGATTATTTCAATTTTATCTGATCTCGATGGAAATATTATTAAAAAGTACAAAGATATTACTAAAGGTATTGATTCTAAAGAAGATCTTGTAATGATCATAAGAAAGTGTATTGATAATGTTATGCCTGAAGATAGAGAAAAAGTAATTGGTATTGGTATTGGAGTTCCAGGAACAACTAATATGAGAAGTGGTTTTGTTTATTATCTTCCCGCTTTTAATATTAAAAATTTTTCACTTGCCGAATGTATAAGAAATATTTATTCTATTCCTGTAATTGTTTCTAATGATGTAACAGCAAATTCTTTTGGTGAGATGTGGAAAGGTGCAGCAAAGAATGCTAAAAATATTTTTTTGACTGCTATAGGTACTGGAACAGGTTCTGGAATTATTATTAATGGTGAAGTTTATACTGGTTCACATAATATGGCAGGAGAGTTTGGTTATTTGATAACTGATTGGGAAAGAGAAAAAAATGATGATTATAAAATATTTGGTCATCTTGAGAATTGGTTTTCTGGAAATGCTATTGAGAGAAAGGTTAAAAATATTCTCAATGAAGATATAACAGCTATTGAGTTTTTCGATTCTCTTGATAATAATGATGATTATAAGAAGATTTTTGAGGATTCTTGTGAACATCTTGCTTTGGGTATTTCGAATGTTATTAATCTTTTAGATCCTGAGATTGTAGTTATCACCGGTGGAATTGGATATAACAGATATGATTTGATAATTAATAGTATTTTTAATACCCTTAAGAAAACTGTTCCTGAAGAGATTTTATCTGAAATTTCTTTTGAAAGGGGGAAGTTGGGAGATTTAGGTGTTGCATTGGGAGCTGTATCTCTTGTTCATGATAATGTTTTTATGAAATTATAA
- a CDS encoding extracellular solute-binding protein: MKRAILFAVLFIFMFSFAFSKTTITYWQYFYKTKQDTINQLIKEFEKENPDIEVKHVTFPYENYNQKVAASLPAGVGPDVINLFYGWLPMYIESGYLMELPKDTFNKDYFDNNFYPFVEKSVQYEGKYYAVPTAVRSLALFYNKKILKEIGLEQPPKNLNEVIEVAKKLSKYDKRGNLIRAGFTMQPSGQHHHWLREVLVRQFGGVPYTSDNKTVLYDKTGAKSEVLQWYVDRIVKDNVGFPNFLNDDVTAFQSNMAAMTIDGSFRLGTLDANRNLDYGVVELPEYNGIKSNFASFWAHGITTNAKGEKLDASVKFLEFITSPKAMELWLKNTGELPANPEVALKYYDDPKYGPFLKGLEYAHATFFADEKAQRELMMNAIDEVYLKDVSAEDAWKKAADTEQKILDEFWNK; this comes from the coding sequence ATGAAGAGGGCTATTTTGTTTGCAGTTTTATTTATTTTTATGTTTAGTTTTGCTTTTTCAAAGACAACTATCACTTATTGGCAATATTTTTATAAGACAAAACAGGATACTATTAATCAATTGATTAAAGAGTTTGAAAAAGAGAATCCAGATATTGAAGTTAAACATGTGACTTTTCCGTATGAGAATTATAATCAGAAAGTTGCCGCTTCTTTACCGGCTGGAGTTGGGCCAGATGTAATAAATCTTTTTTATGGATGGCTTCCTATGTATATTGAGTCTGGATATTTAATGGAATTACCTAAAGATACTTTTAATAAAGATTATTTTGATAATAATTTTTATCCTTTTGTTGAAAAAAGTGTTCAATATGAAGGTAAGTATTATGCCGTTCCTACGGCTGTTAGATCTTTAGCACTTTTTTATAATAAAAAAATATTGAAAGAAATAGGCTTAGAACAACCTCCAAAAAATTTGAATGAGGTTATAGAAGTTGCTAAAAAACTTTCAAAATATGATAAAAGGGGTAATCTAATCAGAGCTGGATTTACAATGCAGCCAAGTGGTCAACATCATCATTGGCTCAGAGAAGTTCTTGTAAGACAGTTTGGTGGTGTTCCTTATACTTCAGATAATAAAACTGTTTTATATGATAAAACAGGTGCTAAATCAGAGGTTTTGCAATGGTATGTGGATAGGATAGTTAAAGATAATGTTGGTTTTCCTAATTTCTTGAATGACGATGTAACAGCCTTTCAATCTAATATGGCTGCTATGACTATAGATGGTTCTTTTAGACTTGGAACTTTAGATGCTAATAGAAATTTAGATTATGGTGTTGTGGAGTTGCCAGAATATAATGGAATAAAATCTAATTTTGCTTCTTTTTGGGCTCATGGTATTACTACAAATGCAAAAGGTGAGAAACTCGACGCTTCAGTTAAATTTTTAGAATTTATTACTTCTCCGAAAGCTATGGAACTTTGGCTTAAGAATACTGGAGAACTTCCTGCAAATCCAGAAGTAGCTTTAAAATATTATGATGATCCTAAATATGGTCCATTTTTGAAAGGTTTGGAATATGCCCATGCTACTTTTTTTGCAGATGAAAAAGCACAAAGAGAATTAATGATGAATGCTATAGATGAAGTATATTTAAAAGATGTTTCAGCTGAAGATGCTTGGAAAAAAGCTGCTGATACAGAACAAAAAATTTTGGATGAGTTTTGGAATAAATAA
- a CDS encoding GumC family protein, protein MENQEMELTFSDIIRIFKRRRGIFYATVLIVFIITVLYLLFFTKPIYKAETTIEYQGKTSTSSLSQYAGLASMAGIALPSSGSSDLPNELQRMKSDYVLGKIVDELNMVEKANNNKGLLAKIRKIDYKKRDFIDSLRQDLKITSIKDTSFVKISYESKNPTQAASIVNMVYDYYLEYDEQLTTQRSDQTIIQIKSVFNDLENQYNKMTKQLYDYKVENKISDNAVQTELIKYYEDTYLKLLKMDQDRQQLEITLETIEKTLIETSEEMKEIILTSSQANLSSLKNQLVNYQIELETLKLNQPNSPRIIELENSIKITQTELTTQQNKILNDNLKYLSITDRTKFQQYIQTKTQLELFDVTKEVYQQMLKVIDSEINKKSPIIYQYLQMLKEQKIIESKYNIFYNTLEQEQLKKSLYNSKFTIIENSYVPQRPISPNKKLTLAIGLVLGIFLGILLVFIKESSDKKLKDKREFESLFKEIDLNINKVEDAEKIYNYMYKYNFKKVGIIVDKNSTKQKRIINKLKELIKEVDNTVEFEEPKDEINLKTKIQKFEDIKTKEKAIIIFESIESPSYILYEEHMDKKIIFVEEKLSELQMIEETIKKEPKIVKAYIK, encoded by the coding sequence ATGGAAAATCAAGAGATGGAGCTTACATTTTCAGACATAATAAGAATATTCAAAAGGAGAAGAGGAATATTTTATGCAACAGTTCTAATAGTATTTATAATAACTGTTTTATATTTATTATTTTTTACTAAACCAATTTACAAGGCAGAAACAACTATTGAATATCAAGGAAAAACATCAACATCATCATTAAGTCAATATGCAGGACTTGCCTCTATGGCTGGAATAGCACTTCCAAGTAGTGGATCAAGTGATCTCCCAAACGAACTACAAAGAATGAAATCGGATTATGTACTTGGAAAAATAGTAGATGAATTAAATATGGTTGAAAAAGCAAATAATAATAAAGGTTTACTCGCTAAGATAAGAAAAATAGATTATAAAAAAAGAGATTTTATAGATTCATTAAGACAAGATTTGAAAATAACTTCGATAAAAGATACAAGTTTTGTAAAAATATCCTATGAAAGTAAAAATCCAACACAAGCAGCATCTATAGTTAATATGGTATATGATTATTATCTTGAATATGATGAACAGTTAACAACACAACGTTCAGATCAAACGATAATTCAGATAAAATCTGTATTTAATGATCTTGAAAATCAATATAATAAAATGACAAAACAATTATATGATTATAAAGTAGAAAATAAGATAAGTGACAATGCTGTACAAACAGAATTAATAAAGTATTATGAAGATACCTATTTAAAACTATTAAAAATGGATCAAGATAGACAACAACTCGAAATAACTCTTGAAACTATTGAAAAAACTTTAATAGAAACAAGTGAAGAAATGAAAGAGATAATATTAACTTCTTCACAAGCAAATTTATCCTCATTAAAGAATCAACTTGTGAATTATCAAATAGAACTTGAGACATTAAAATTAAATCAACCAAATTCACCGAGAATAATAGAACTTGAAAATTCTATAAAGATTACTCAAACAGAACTAACAACACAGCAAAATAAAATACTTAATGATAATTTAAAATATCTTTCTATAACTGATAGAACAAAATTTCAACAGTATATACAAACAAAAACACAACTTGAACTTTTTGATGTTACAAAGGAAGTATATCAACAAATGTTAAAAGTTATAGATTCTGAAATAAATAAGAAATCACCAATAATATATCAATATCTTCAAATGTTAAAAGAGCAAAAAATAATAGAAAGCAAATATAACATTTTTTATAACACATTAGAACAAGAACAATTAAAAAAATCATTGTATAATTCAAAATTTACGATAATAGAAAATTCATATGTACCACAAAGACCTATATCCCCAAATAAAAAACTGACACTTGCAATAGGTTTAGTCCTTGGTATATTTCTTGGTATATTATTAGTATTTATAAAAGAATCTTCAGATAAAAAATTAAAAGATAAAAGAGAGTTTGAATCACTTTTTAAAGAAATAGATTTGAATATAAACAAAGTAGAAGATGCAGAAAAAATATATAATTATATGTATAAATATAATTTTAAAAAAGTTGGAATAATAGTAGATAAAAATTCAACAAAACAGAAACGAATAATAAATAAATTAAAGGAATTAATAAAAGAAGTAGATAATACTGTAGAATTTGAAGAACCTAAAGATGAAATAAATTTGAAAACAAAAATACAAAAATTTGAAGATATAAAAACTAAAGAAAAAGCAATAATAATATTTGAAAGTATAGAAAGTCCATCATATATACTATATGAAGAACATATGGATAAAAAAATAATTTTTGTAGAAGAAAAACTATCTGAATTACAAATGATAGAAGAAACAATAAAAAAAGAACCTAAAATAGTTAAAGCATATATAAAATAA